The genomic interval aaaatacaacaaaatatttaacaaaagcccacttacagatTTTTGTAGTAAATTTCTTGTCGAAAATCGAGCAGCACTTCGACGTAACCTTGGCAAATGTTGTCTTTGATCGTGCAGCACTTAGACTCAGGATTGCAACTCTGGTCAACACAAAATTCCCTTCTTCTTCTTTGCTTTGCTTGGCCGAAACTTGGAGAGGTTTGAATAGGGTGAGGACCGAATTTTTTATGCTTATTTTGGATCACATTTCCTTCAACCTTGATgtcttatttataggaaattTTTGGTCCTTTATCCTCCCCCATGGCCGAACTCTTGTTCCCCAAGAAAGGATTTATCGTGCTCATAATGGTGGTCAAAGGCATGCCAAGCATCAAGAGTCATTCTTTGCATAATAAAGATGTCCTAGCCCTTAGCTCCTCTCGCAGCTCCTTCATGAGTTAATGCAAATGTTATTTCCTGCACATTTAACTTGTCCAAACTCTTGGCTCAACTTATAGCTCCTTTTttggtcttgttaggacaagcttggttgagcttctttgagctGAATGATcgagtccttgagctggggttttactgcTCCCATGACAATACTTCGACGGATGTGGTTACTTGCAGCTTGAGTTCTTGTAGAATTATTCTTTGAGCTTTGAAGCTATTTTCTCGAGTTAAGTTTGATTAAAATCTAAGTTAAAATTTAAGTTATGTATTTGGAACGGAAATTTTTGAGCTTAGTTTGAGTTAAACTTCAAGTTTGtattacttacttgatttgcttTGGATCGAAAAATCTCTGGTTCTCACATCCTTCCCTCCTTAttgaaagtttcgtcctcgaaacttgcatTAGCTCGATCTTTCGAACAGATGAGGGTATTGTGCTCGTATTTTCTCCTTGAGCTCCCAGGTGGCCTCCCTTTCAGTATGATTTGATCACTGTACCTTGACATAAGGTATTGTTCGGTGCCTCAACATTTGGTCTTTTGTGTCCACTATCGAATAGGGACTTCTTCGTATTTGAGTTCTTCATTGAGGTTTCCTTCAATCATCAGTGGTGCAACTTTGAGTACGTTACTAGGGTCTGAGACATATTTTCTCAGCTATGAGATGTTGAAAAAATTATGTATCCTGGACATGTCTGGTGGTAACGCCACTCGGTAAGCTAAGGGTCCTACCTTCTCCAGTATTTCGAACGGTCCCACATACCTTGGATTTAGCTTTCTGGATTTACTGAACCGAACTACTCCCTTCATAGGAGAGACCTTGACGTAAGCCTTTTCGCCAATCTCCAATTCTAACGGTCTTCTCTTCAAATCTGCCCAGCTCTTTTGTCCATCTTGGGCTGCTTTGAGTCTTTCCTTGATTATGACCACTTTTCCACGGTTAATTGAAAAAGTTCTGGTCCAGTAACAGCTTTTTCTCCGACTTCGTCCCAATATAGAGGCGACCTACACTTTctaccatacaaagcttcatacggagccatctCGATGCTGCTgtgatagctgttgttataggcgAATTCTATCAGAGGTAACTATTCACTCCAATTTCCAGAAAAATAGAGTGCACATTCCCATGTGCCCTCAGCATATTCTCGAGGGTTTGATTTGTCCtttcagtttggccatcagtctgaggataATAGGCCGTGCTGAGAGTAACCTTGGTCCCCATAGCCTTCTAgaaacttttccaaaatcttGATACAAATCTTGGATCTCGATCTGTCAGACAGTATACTTGTCGGGACTCCGTGTAGCCTTACTATGTTGTCCATATACAAGGTAGCAAGCTTATCCAGGTTGTAAGTCATCCGCACCGGTAAGAAATGTGCagacttagtcaatctatcaacgattacCCATATTCCATCATGACCTTGTCTTGATTTTGGTAGCCCgactacaaagtccatggagataTTATCCTACTTCCATGTTGGTATTTCCAATGGCTGTAAAAGTCCTCCAGGCTGTTGATGTTCtgccttgacttgttgacagGTAAGGCACTTGGAAACAAAGACAGTCACGTATTTCTTCATTCCGTTCCACCAGTAATTATTTTTAAGTCTCTGTACATTTTAGTACTCCCTGGATGTACATAAAATCTCGATTCATGTGCCTCGTTCATTACCTATTCTCGAATTCAATCGACGTTTGGCACATACAATCATCCTTTCATCCAGAGTATCGTATTTTCatcaatttgaaattctggaacttttccttcttggatttgttctttaattttaaaaatggaGGTGTCTTGACTCTGCTTCAATTTGATGGTCTCTCGGAGACCTGGTTGTACTGATAGTGAAGATAAGTTCACCTTCCCAGGGTTCCTCCGGCACAACGCATCTGCCACTTTATTTGCCTTACCCGAATGGTAATTGATTGACAAATCATAGTCTTTGAGAAGTTCCATCCGtcttctttgcctcatgtttaattcTTTTTGGGTAAAAATGTACTTGAGGCTCTGGGGATCAGTAAAAACTTCGTATTTTACTCCATAAAGATAGTGCCTCCAGATTTTAAGTGCAAATACTATTGCGGCTAACTCCAAGTCATGAGTGGGGTAATTCTGATCATATGGTTTTAGTTGtcgtgaggcataagcaattacCTGACCCTCTTGCATAAGCACACATCCTAATCCTCCCTTTAAAGCGTCACTGTATATAGTGAAATTCTTACCATCCTTGGGAAGAAATAATACTGGTGTGGATGCGAGTTTTGTCTTCAGGATTTCAAAACTTCTTTCACACGCTTAATCCCaaataaatttcgaatttttctgaGTAAGTTTGGTGAGTGAAATGgctatcgaagaaaatcctTCCACAAATTTTCTTTAGTAGCCAGCTAAACCCAAAAAACTCCTTACTTCAGTCACTGTTCTTGGTTGTGGCCAATCCTTGATTGCTTCCACCTTCTTACGGTCTACTAACACCCCTAATCAGAAATTACATGACCTAGGAACGCCACACTttttaaccaaaattcacatttcttgaatttgaCGTATAGTTCTGTTTCTCACAGTGTCTGCAAAGTGAGACGCAGATGTTCTCTGTGTTCTTCTTCACTTGGTGAGTACAGaaggatatcatctatgaaaacaaCCACAAATTTGTCGAGGTGTGGTTTGAACACTcgattcatcaggtccataaaTGCTGCATGAGCATTTTTTAGGCCAAAAGGAATTACTgtgaattcgtaatgtccataccttgtcctaaaagcagttttaGGGATATCCTCAGTTTTGACTTTCAGCTGGTCATAGCTAGATCTTAGATCGAGTTTTGAGAAACTTTGGCTCCTTTTAACTGATCAAAAAGATCGTCAATTCTCGtgagtggatacttattctttatggttatcttgtttaactcccggtaatcaatacatagcctcatgcttccgtcctttttctttaaaaagagCACTGGTGCTCCCAACGGGGATGCACTAGGGAGGACCTGCTTCTTATCCAGTAATTCCTGAAGTTGCTCCTTTAATTCCTTTAATTCAGCTGGAGTGCCTTTGAGATTGGTGCAGCACCAGGgaccaaattgatttcaaattctactTCTCTATCGGGTATCTCTCCCGGTAATTCCTCGGGGAAAACATCtggaaattcttgaacaattggaatatcttcTAGCCTTGGGACTTCTTCCTCTTTGACTTCATTGATTACTGCCAGATAAATCTCTTCACCTCCTTTTATGGCCTTCCCGACTTGTGAGGCAGATAGTAGAGATTTTCGTTCTTTGGATTTCCGTGGTATATGACTTCCTCCATAGTTGGAGTCTGAAGTTTGATGTCTTTCCTCTGGCAATCTACTATGGCATGGTTTTTAgctaaccagtccattccaagaatgaCGTCAAACTCAATCATGTTGAGTTGGATTAGTTCTGCCTCAAAATCCTGTCTATTgatacaaatttgaaattttcgaTACACTTTGCGGGTTTCAATTATTTTACTGGCAGGTGTTGCCACTCTTAACGGTTCACTAAGAATATCATGCTCAAGTTTAAGCTTCTTAGCAAATCTTTTAGACACAAATGAATGTgtggcaccacaatcaaacaaagTATATGCAGggattttattgagtaagatggTACTTGCCACCACTTCGTTGGTATTATCAGCTTCCTCTTGGGTTATTGCGTAAACCCGAGCATTAGTCTTGTTTTCATGTTGTTTACTGGACCCCGACCCTTTGTCCTTGTTGTCTAGACAATCTTTAATTCTATGAGCCACCTTTCCGCATTTAAAACAAGTGCCTATCTTCCGATAACATTCTCCAACATGCTTCTGTCGACATGTGTCGCACCACTTTCCTTCGGTGTTGCCAGCACCGTTAAAATTTCCTCTTGGAGGTCCACTTGAATGATTCGGCTTCTTAAATTTGGGACCATTTTGAGTAGTTTGGTTGACCAACGGTCTCTTATTCCTGTTTTCATCTTCACGACTCTTAATATCTGTTTCCGCACTCATTGCCGCGCCCATCAAATCAGAAAAGTTGTTTGGTTTGAACACCGCCAAAGCCGATTGAATCCGGTTGTTCAATCCTCTCTTAAAACGATGCATCTTCAAGGTTTCATCAGATATAATTGTTGGGACGTAGGTTCCCAGATTATTAAACCTAGAGGTATATTCCAGTACTGTCATATCCGGCGTCTAtctgaaattttcaaattcattcAGCTTCTGCAGACGAAATTTGGCTGGATAGTATTGTTTCAAAAACTCTCTCTTAAAAATCTACCATGTGATATCTTCCACTTCGGCTAGAGATTGTGACACGGTTTCCACCATTTTCGTGCTCTGTCTTCAAGAAACAGTGTTACAACCTCTATTCTCAATTCTTCAGGCACTTCAAGTAGGTGTAATTGCTATTCGACGTTTTTGAGCCAGTTATGACTGACTTCTGGGTCTGGGTTCCAATCGAAAGTTGGAACTCGATTTCTTCTCAAAGATTCATAATGGTATTTAATCCCACGCGGTTGTGGTTCTTGAGGTGGTTGAATAGCATTAGCCAATGGGTTCACGAATTCTTGCAACGTCGCTGCTACGATAGTAGCTATCGCCATCATATCTTCTTGACTGAGATTTACTCTCGGAGGTGGTGGTGGGTTTTCATCTTGGTTAGCGCCACAAGGGTTACGGTTGTTTCAGGGTGGTCTGCCTGCCATTTCTTATaaacatgtattttattaatttgtttgccaCCATATTTAatcgaaaaaaataatttcattaaattgtaGAGATTTTTCATACAACTGATCTTTTCAAAACAAATGATTAATCAAATATTTCCAGATACAATCAAGGCCTTTTCTAGTACTCTCTCTCTACTCGTCTATTACTTCTCTGTCTCCTACTGCTTCATTAATATCTTCTTCCACAGGGTTTTCTTCCAGTTGTTCCATGAGTTCTTCCATATTGACCATCTCATTTCGTAGATGCTCGATGTAATTCTGCAATTGTGTGTTGTCGTGATCGAGGTTGTTTACTTGATCCTGTAGTTCTTGTATTGTTGATTGGCTTACTTTCTCATCAATTTCTTGTTCGTCTATTCGTTCTTCAAGACGGCGTTGCATTTTGAGGAGACTATCTTCACGGATTTCGAGCGTAAGAATTATATCCTGAGCTTTGTTCAACTCTTGCTTGGTGATCTCGTGCTGACGCTCCGACTATAGATGATAAGCAGCGTAATGTCTAACATCTTCGCGTAGTTTcttctcttccactctggcctcaCGAAGATCCTCCATCATGCACACGTTATTCCCGTCTAGCTGGAAGTTATCTCTCTCgagtttttgatttttttgtttcaGTGTTTTAATTTCTGACTCCTTTTCTTGAAGTTGTTTCTGAAGTTCATTTATAATGCTTTGAAAGTCCATGTTGGTTTCCTATAAgataaaatcatttttataaATAAGATACTCATCAATTTTTAAATATGCAATAATAGAAAGATAATAGaaagtttcaaaataatttgGTACACATAATATTTTCTCAGTCACAAGTTTACTACAATCCAGATACTTTATTATAACGCTAATCTAATCGAACATCTCTCCGCCGTCGCTGTCACTGTCGTCTCTGGCCACCTCCATCGGTGTTACCTCCTCTTCCTCCATGTTCTCTATAACCAAATGTAGGTAGTTGTTCTGCTTTTGAAGCCTCTCCATGGTGCCGTGGAGCTTGGAAATGTACCGATCCTGCTTGGCGTTCAACTTTTCTTGACACTGACGAGCCCTAGTAGCACGTCTGTGAGACCccgagactaaaatagctttgatggcattttggtaaataagttgaaaaatattcaatttattttgatgtcattttcgtagataagttgaaaaataatgaattaattttaagggcaaaatggtaattatGTTATGGATTTTAACATAATTGTCCGAATATTAGCCaaaatgatttgagatttggatatgacgtagaaaactcaaagataaagaagtttcatgttttgagttttggaaaatttgattgtttgactGATCCAAAGGGATATACCgaagttaaaatgttaaatagtatatattatattatattatattattattaatatgaggcttggaatcaaagaggaatctgatacgtggcattgttataccaaacttttccttagtggctttcgcacacatggaagttattggtttccagcctatataccattttcaactcaaattgagctaagaaaaggagaaatttaaactccagaataataatgaatataagattcttgTTTGGAATTTTACGaaacataaaaggatttacGAAAGATATTCCAGAGAAATTTAACAACAGAGGATTTATCGagggcccaaagaatcataaattcataaaaaatcacccataaacgccttaaacgccatttctcggctaagcaggctgaagggctacaacatgaatttattcttcccggataaactcgaaccttgtgttaactatttcctggttcatcttcttaccttatgttctaaccaaagattcttatattacattagattccagaaatttaaataaatcttttattatatcaatctgattccaagttacaaataaatatagatcatgtcatagtaaggaaaataatttagcaCGAATACTTTAGCCTGTCATTTAGGCTAATCactgaaatatttaaattaaaaataaaaacaaaaaataaaacaataaactTACAAGGTTGTAAGCAgaacttcaaacttttattgatttacTTCAGAAGGGTTTTGTACAAGAGAGAGTAgagaggggagcaaactcgaCCGTGTCCTTCTAAGAACACAGAAATAGcctatatatagatagaagagccggacatcaaaccccggattccatcttaaaataaaaatagtaaatgctttattaaagcaaaagtaacatggttacaaaattcaaaaagtaaaTAGTGATATGCACCCACTTTTTGTCATGATATGCCATGATGATGTGTTATTTCACCAACTCTTGAATAGTGAGATTCCACTTTCAACGATTTTAATCATCTTTAGTATTATCTTTAAGAGATTTCttcaaactttcaaatatatcctcaatttgagataattgaggAATATCCTCATCTGGATCCTGTGCATCATGCATCTTCATTAGATGTATGAATTGATTATCACTGGAATCTGAAGCCATTGATtggtctgattttgaatcggagcatcccatattcttataaagatcttttttcatttcatcaatgTAGATTTCTACCATCTTTTCTTTAGAATAGATCTCTGAATATTTTTGAGTCAGAATTTTAAATGGACTCATTGcatctttttctttttgttgttgattcaacaaatctttctgatatgaagaaattttttcttccatttgaagTAAGGTGTCATGACCATGAAGTTTTCCAGATACTGGATCTTCTCGTAACATTTTATCCCAAAATTTTGTAGAGCTAGTTCTCCATAGACAAGGGATACCTTCATCTGTATAACCAAATTCTGGCTGCCATTTCCAGATCCATGGAATACCGAATTCCGTGAAGAATAGACATAAAGTCTTTCCATCAATCCAATGTTCAGAAAAACTTTTTTGTAATAATTGGTGCAACATTCAACCAAGTATCGAatggttttataaaaacttctggcaaaatctttgctgatggaccaaatattttccaccaaaTAAAAAACCAATTTGGAATAGGATAATTGAAAACATTTTCACAAATCTTAAGAAACCATGTATGTTtcctttttttcattttcatacagtaaagttttattaaaactttcaatataatcccagaaattgaatttaaaactggttttatgattttctgagtAAAACTCTTTTTCAACCAATGGAGATATACCCCATTCTTCAATAGATATaatctttttaataataaacttagagaagttataacttcctttttgttgagtattactgaaaaagtgagtaatatcaacactttttgtaGATATGAGAAGATTCTCATAATATCCTCGTTGCTTATAAgcaccatatacatatgatgtattggtaAAATATCTTTCCATAATAATCCAAGGAGTTTTTTCCCATTGgatatctttttcttctataagaagaattaattctttatgttttgactctgtataaagagctgtatcattatcatctttttgatgatattagcatatgatgctgaagactgagaatcagaattatttttctgcttttgtttcaagaattcttgaaattcattatataactcattctgctcagtattactggctgatgaCGAATTAGATAAATTCTGGGCTATTAGCCTCTGTTTACCATGTTGAGCAATaatattagggggttttcccctgccacctcgccctctataagaggactctcctctGCCTCGGGAGTTCATATCTGTAGATAAAAacattaagataaatattctcgagttaagaaATCTGGTAGATGATTATCCTcaccttttttataaataatctcaaaatcaaaaggagctaaatgagTCTGCCATCTAGCAAACATTTGCTTAGACacatcatgtttaaaatctttattaaacataaattttgcagttttgcaatcagtttttataataaacttttgattatataaatcatcttgaaattttaaaatacatctaacaatagctaagatttcttttgctactgtggagtaatttttctgggcattattccactttccagaataaaatcttataagatattcttgttttgtttgaggatctttttgttttaaaattcctCCAAAACCTATATCTGAGGCATCAgtttctacaattttatcccataaaggatttgccagcataagacaaggaagatttttaactttatctttaataatttgaacagctttagtatgcttctctgtccaaggtaaaggatttttcttcagtctatcatataagatagcagaatctttagtaagattttgaatataaggagaaatataatttaaactccctaaaaatctttgtaactgagttttatcagttattatatctggaaattttgaaccaaattcaatacttctttggataggaattatttttcctttttcaatcatatgaccaagaaaacGAATATTAGTTtggaataaaatcattttagattttgaaataactaaaccattttgaataacaatatttttaaacatttctaaatgtttaaaatgtgtttcaatatcattagaaaatactaagatatcatctatataaacaattataaaattgctatagttataaaaaatatcattcataatttgttgaaattctgaaggggcatttttaaggccaaatggcattactgtccattcataatgtcctattggaacattaaaagcagttttatatctatcagattcttgtatttgaatctgccaaaatcctgattttaaatcaaatttggaaaatataattgcatgaactaatctgtctaataaatcttttttattaggaataggatgTCTAATCCATTTCAAAACCTTATTAAgaggtttataatttataactaatctaggaactcctctttcctgctctgaatgtttattaacataaaaagcagtacaagaccaaggagattgagaaggttttattaaacctttatctaacaaagaatgaatttcattcttgcataattctaaatattcagaattcatttgacaaggacgagccttAGTAGGAATATTTCTCTCATCAAAAGTTTCTTCATATGGAAGAGATATAATATGCTTCTTTCTattccaaaaagcatttggaagatcattacatatttctaatgaaaatttattataaataatttttattttttcctgtaatttaggattctgtaatttttcatcaattgtaagaaattttatttcttcttttaaagagtttatttgaaaggtttttctttcaatctgttcttgtagctcatttaaaattctataaacaggtttagttataaactgaaaagaaataggattaccttgataagttcctattatacctgtttcatcaacatgtgttaaaggataa from Primulina eburnea isolate SZY01 chromosome 17, ASM2296580v1, whole genome shotgun sequence carries:
- the LOC140817889 gene encoding uncharacterized protein, translating into MTVLEYTSRFNNLGTYVPTIISDETLKMHRFKRGLNNRIQSALAVFKPNNFSDLMGAAMSAETDIKSREDENRNKRPLVNQTTQNGPKFKKPNHSSGPPRGNFNGAGNTEGKWCDTCRQKHVGECYRKIGTCFKCGKVAHRIKDCLDNKDKGSGSSKQHENKTNARVYAITQEEADNTNEVVASTILLNKIPAYTLFDCGATHSFVSKRFAKKLKLEHDILSEPLRVATPASKIIETRKVYRKFQICINRQDFEAELIQLNMIEFDVILGMDWLAKNHAIVDCQRKDIKLQTPTMEEVIYHGNPKNENLYYLPHKSGRP